CCGTAAACCCTAGCACCGCCGGTAGCCTGGATCTGCCGCCGGTCACCAGCCGTCGACCACTGCTGGCAGATCCACCTCCCCTGAGCCCGGATCTACTCATCCCAAGCACGGGGGTCCCTTCCCCGACGATGGCCGCCGcgttcccccccccccctccgccgcccggaGGACAGGGGCCGCGGCCGGATCTGCGTTCTCCCTCCCCTTGGCACCCCTCCGCTGCcggagggcgggcggcgagggtggCCGCGTCCCTCCCCGGCTGTCGGGTCCGCTAGGGGGCGAGGCTCTGTGCGCCGCCGTTTGGCGCGTCCCCCTGGTAGCGCATTTCCGCCGGCCGGGGGGATCGGACAACTGGTTATGTGGCGGCATTCTTCAGCTCCTTGGTGCCCGGCGGTCCCCATGctcctggtggcggcggtgatttCTGAGGAAGGAACGGGGGTAGGCGAAAGCCTTGTGCCTACTTGCGGGTCGATGACAGCGACGCCCCCgggcgccgcttcccttcttgaAGGTGTCATTCATTCTCTTTTCCCTCCCCTACGGCGAGTTTCTGGGTGAAAACCTTGATCGTGTTGGTtagacgacggcggcgccagtGGCGTCACCCCTCCCTTGAGGCGTCGTTTTTGAAGCTCAGCGGGCTCTTGCTACCATCACTGCTGGGATCGTTGCCGAACGCCGCCCCGGTCATCTCCGGCCGATCAGGGTCCTCGTTGTGGTCGTCTTGGGAAGTgtcttcttctgcgcctgcccTCGCTTCAATTCGTCCACCTCGCCCGGGTTGCTTAGGTTGTCGTCATCTGGCAGATGCTTTGCCGTCGCGATTGTGCTGGTTGGGTAAATGCTTTGCCACTGTTGTTGTGTtcgggcggatgctttgccgccgtGACCTTTAGCATCCTTGACAATGTTGTATCTTTTGGCAAGTTCAGGAGAGTGGTTGTGTCTAGGTATGTGGATTCGAGTGTGCTTCCTCTTTATTGTTTCGCGTCGTGTGGTGGTTGTTTGTGTGTTTCTTCagtgtttcttttctttgatcCTTTGTGCTCTCGTGCTAGAGTTGGTCAAACTCTGCTCGGCTTCATCAAAATCGTGTCTGTAAATTGTTTTCTTCTTAATTGAAAAGTGCTTGGGCACTCTAGAAAAAATGATTACATATATGCGAGCTAGCCAaatgatgaaaattttctcAGAATTTAACACGTACCTTTCTGGCTACTTGAAATCAAGTTTTTAACTTTTGCTTTCTTAGGTAAATAATTCAGGGCATCCTCTTGACATTAATGTTTGCTTTTCTGAGTGCTGTGGGCGGATCAATGTGCTTTATGTCTCTTTTCGGTGCCTCTCCAGTAATACGGAGTGTGCATGCTGCCCTTTTGATAGTTGTATCCGTGATGGCACGCCTCTGCGTGCTGTTCTGAGGTGGATTTTAGATTGGGATCCTGCCTGCCAGATGATTTTTTTACTTGCCGTGCTACTGCCGCAGGATGGCAACCCAGACCCAACCTAGCGTGGAGAGGAGACCCACCGTCCACGTTCACATGAAAGGGCAGCCAATACAGTAGGAGAGCAGCTGCTGCTCGTCATAGTCACGGGCTTTGTcaaaagcaagcaagcaagggtATACCTGCAGTGCTCCGTTCCTATCATCAGGGAGCACTTCAGTTTTGGTGAGTGGTTGGAGGGATGTTGCGAGACTTTGTCCGATCAAGATAATTGGAAGAATGCACTGGATGGAATGGAGGATACTAAAAACGTGTGTTGTTTTAGCTTTATAGATGTCCATCTTTTATACAGATTAGAATCAACTGCCACAGTTTGTATTAGTGTTATGCAGCAAAATGTACCATCTGTTAATCTTAAAACCTGCAGTTAAGTGCATGATATACGGTGTGAGTGCTGGTTGCTGATTGTTTGAACCTGATAATTAAGCTTACCTATCTCATCTTTTTGTCAGCCGGAATGCTGGGCTTCGTTTTTTTGTTATATGTAGGATTGCTGATACTTGATAAAACAATTGGCTCGATGATTTTGATATACAATCATATATAAGAAAACAATTGACTTGATGATTCGATATAATCATATATAACTGCTTGCTTTAGAGAAAATGTGAACATGAGGTCCAACAAAGGTACTATCTGACAAAATGAATCAACAAACTTTGGACTCAAAATGGCCATTACAACAGCATACACGCCTCTGAAATATCTCAGCAGGACGCACCACCCATACTAAGTTGAGCAGCATTGCTTCTTTTCAGCAGCAGCGTCAGCTGCAACATTGATCGTCTTACCTTCCTTGACGCCTCCGGCTGCCCCTGCCCCAGACTCGTCTGACGCCACGGGCTTCTTGCTGATGGCACGGTAAATGTCGCCCAGAATGAGCTGGAACGCCTCCTCCACGTTTGTCGCCTCCAGCGCGGAGGTCTCGATGTAGGATAGGCCTTCTGCCTCTGCAAAGTTCTGGGCGTGCTCCGTGGCAACAGCCCGGAGGTGTCTCAGGTCGGTCTTGTTGCCGACGAGCATGATTCTGATGTTGGAGTCAGCATGGTCGCGCAGCTCCTTGAGCCACCGGCTGATGTTCTCAAAGGTGGTGGGCTTGCTCACATCATAGACAAGGACAGCGCCAAGGGCTCCACGATAGTAGGCGCTCGTGATTGCCCGGTACCGCTCTTGACCTGCCGTGTCCCAGATCTGCGCCTTGATGATCTTGCCCTCAACCTGCAATATCAAGTCAACATTAGGCACAGGCGAGGATTTGCATGGTTAGAAGAATCAATAACACATTCAGCAACACTGCAAGCTGCATAATTTCTtggttaacttttttttttgagtaatcAATTTCTTGGTTAACTGTGAATCTTCCTGTGACAAGTTTGTAAGAGGTGCAGTTTTGACTGCATCGAGTAGTTCGTAACAGCACTCGATTTCTTGGTTGGGACTGGGAGGGCTAAGGAATAAACTCAGTTGGGCAGGAACCCCATTCAGGGCTTGCAGTTGGAACTCTACTCTTTGGATCTCAGCAGGCAAGgcaacaagcaaacaaaaaacaGATCAGTCTGGTAGGTACCTGCACTACAGGCAGGGTAGTTAAGCTCTGCACTAGGGGCAAAGATACTTGCCACTTGCGGAGCTGAGAGCGACAATGATTAAGGCTAACGTTTATCTACAAGTAATTAACATACACCGCTGTACCCCactagtggtggtgcaggtggaAGATCACTACATCATCAAATAATCCAATGAGATGAGCGCGTCTGGTGTGACACTGCTGAGCTGAGCTGGAGCCGAGTCATGCATCGATCTACTACTGTGACACCCGCGTGTAGTTAATTTGCACGAAGATGCGGAACGGTCACTCATGGTttgtttgctttgctttgcaggAAAGACAGCAACTTTTAAGCCTGCTGGcagcttctttccttttctctgtTTGTTGCAAACTAGTAGCAACGAACCAATGAAACTAGCCATGAGGTGAAGATATCCACTAGCTTACTAGCGTTGAGCTGAGCTAGCTGCGGAATCAATGGATGTATCAAATGAACAGATTCGGATCCTCCATTCAACAGGCAAGGGGAGCAGCCAGCTTGATAGATTGCTTAAAAAACATTCTTTTTGCACGGATGGGGGAGGGAGACAGGATCTGGAGTCTGATCCGGTCTATGAGAGAGGGAGATCTGATGATCTGATGCAGCAAGGTACTAGCAATAGAAAGAGAGAGCAGGATGGTGGACTGACATGGAGCGTTCGCGTTGCGAACTCGACGCCGATCGTGGACTTGGACTCGAGGCAGAACTCGTTGCGGGTGAAGCGGGAGAGGAGGTTGGACTTGCCGACGCCGGAGTCCCCGATGAGCACCACCTTGAAGAGATAGTCGTACTCCTCTTCCGCGCGCCGCCCAGCcattggaatggattggatctCCCCTCTCTTTCCGCTCGCTTCTCGCTCGCTCCCAATCTCGGCAGTCGAGAGGAGGGGAGAGACCTGACCGAGCAGAGTGGCAGACTGAAGCAAAAGCAAAGCGAGGCCAAGGAAGCAAGGATGAAGGCCGCTGGATCTATTGCTCTGCTCGGCTGGTTCTCACCCACTCTGCAGTCTGCCCTTGCGGAGCAGCTGGCAGCTGCGGCTGATCCTCCTCGCTCCCTCGGTCTCCCCACTAGGAGTGCACGTAATTAATCGCGACCAGAAAACAGAACTGAATTATCCGCTAACTAAAAATAGCTGACCAAAAGAACCGGTCCTCGATTTTCGGTCCTAGTTCTCACCGGATTCCGGTTGAGGGAACAGTCGTCctcaaacttccaactttgaaactatgcaaaaagaagatttctcatcacatcaaacttgcggtacatacatggagtactaaatgtagacgaaatcaaaaactaattgcacagttttgttgtactttgcgagacgaatcttttgagcctaattagtcaatatttagacaataattcacaaatacaaacgaaatgctacaatgtgctacagtgctacaacagtgattttgcatctccaaagttgggcaactaaacaaggcctaattCGGTCTTGGACCCGGTTAACCAAAAAAAACTATGATATATAGGGATATGGGCCCACCAAAACATTTAGCCTAGGCCCATTATCACTTCAACCCTAAGTATATAATCGTGAAAGCGCCTTTCTTACTCATTTCCCTTTCTCCCGACGTGCACCCCTTCCCTAACAAACCCTAACAGCCCTCGAGGCCAACgagtccaacggcggcggcggctgcaacGCGATCCTCCTAGGCGACTTCGTCTGTTTCATATACTTCACCGGCATTCCGTCGACAATGTTGTCAGCATCATCGTCCGCGTCGAGGTATGATCCAGATCTACTTTTCTCGTGTTTGTAGAGTGGGCGTCATTGTCCGCGTGGAGGTATGATCCAGATCTACTTTTCTCGTGTTCGAAGAGTGGGGATTCAAGGGTAGATGCGATGGCTTTGGGTCCTCTTCGAAGAATCTAGCTTAATGCATACTCGATTTGTCATGCTTCAAGGGGGATTTGGTTTCCTGCGACGGATTAAGGGCAATGGTGAAGGGGATTGGTCCATTTGATCTCAACTTTTACGGGTAGGAGGGAGTTCTGTGATATATTGTTGTTTTTCGCGTATAGGTTTTGTGTTTCGGTGATGTTGAGTTGATTTATGCGGCTCGATGCTGGAATTCTCGACGGATGTTATGGTTTGGTGTTGATCTATGCGGCTAGGAAGGGGTCCGTTGATTTACCTATGGCTTTGTGACGAAATGTTGCTATTTTCAACGAGTTCTTTACCCCTTTTTCCCATTTGTGTACTTTATGTTGCGATCCCATGATTATTATTATCGGTGATGTTGATGTGGAACTGCTAGAGGCTATTTTCAGTAGTAGGTTGCCATGTCATAGAGTCCTTTATATTCCATTCCTATACTATATATTTTATAGTAGAATTGCATGAGCATCGGCTAGACCCGCTTCCCAAGCTCTTGACATGTTAGTCACATGCATTGCATTTTGTGGTTGCTAGGCATGAGGAGGGTTGATTAGTATTTAGGGAGAAAAGAGAAACTAATCAGGTTGCACTTAAGTTGTGCCAATCAACATGTTAATGTTAAGGTTGAGGAGTGCTCTTTtttttgtatttgatgaacatTTTTATGGAGGTAGACTCATAGATCATCTCATGAATAAATACACAACATTTACTGCAGAACTGGTAGCCACGCATGTTTTTCGTATTATGGGTCATAACTAGAGTTTTAAGGTTATTTATAAGAGTCTTAGGACGTATGTGGAAACTATTAGTAGTTATTTTGGTCAAATATtgtatactccctctgtccggGAAAGAATGCAACTACGGGTTGCGTGCCATCAAAAGTAGCTCACGTTTGACAGTGAATACTATTCATATTTATGactccaaattaatttattataaaaatacatTTCATAATTAACCTAATGgtatttatttgatatcataagtATTGATACTTTTTATCTATAattgatcaaatttaagataTAAAACTATGACACTGTGCTAGAATTGCAATCTTTTccggatggagggagtactattaGAGCCCGTGTATCATAATCATAGTGCGGATCAGAGCCCGTGGTAGTACCATGCACAAAAAATGCTTGGATTCCACTTAAGCTGTCGCTGAGGAGACGAGGTGGAAGAGAAGGTTCACTGCCCACCTGACAGTGACTGGGCTCGAACTTGACACCATGTATAGGGTGCGCTGATGTAAGTTATTAAGGAAAACCTCGTGCtctcgatttttttttattttaacttttttaaatcTAAATTTTTAATAATAATCCGTACTAAAGGAACTAGCCTTTTTTGTCGCGCCAAATATTCTAGCATGACAAATACTTGAGTCGCACCATCAAGTTTGGCGTGACCAAATGCCACGCTGGAATGAATGCTGACATGGAACGGTCGCGCCACGTGCTACGGTGTGACTCCAGTCGCGCGTGCGTCCATGCACCGTGACGCGCTAGCGGCTCGCTCTATCCAGTACTCTAGTCATAGTGTCAGCAGTACCGACACCGGCTTCCAAGGCAAAAAGGCAGTGCCAATTGCTAAGTTCATGCATGTGATGGTGACCATGCAGTAGCACTAGTACCGATAAGTAAACAAAATGGTAGGCTCACTACACACATAGAGCTGCATCaaagaaaatattttattttgcaTGTCGTTATGATAATATTAATGTCATGATAATATTAATGAGTAGTACTTTTCTTATAAACATATATGTACGTACGAAGCTCAATATATTAATAAAATGACACCACGTGCTTATAAGTTATAAGTAAATATATATATCTAACTTGCTTTGACTCATATCAAGAGATAAGTACagcttatttttttttatttttggattATCACACGCATGTGTTATGTCCGGCATCATCTTCCATTGACTTAGGTcttgtttggatccacccaacTTTCTTTTAGTTAGCTAAAGTTTTGCTAGGGATGTTTGGAtctaactaaagtttagctagggGTGTGTGGATCCTCCAACTAAATGATAGTTGAAAAggtatttttctattttattccTCACTCCTACTATAAATACTTTTCCTGCAGAAGGTGGAGGGGTAGTTTGATCTTTTTTCACTTTAGTTGGGTTCAACTAGCTAAAGAAATCTTTAGAGCTAAAATTTAACTGGTCCTATTTGGATACATAGCAACTAAATTTAGATAAGAAAAATAAGCTGTAGATAGGAGTCAAAGCAATTTAGATAAAAAAATAAGCTGACAACTAGACTAGGCGCCGAGAGCTTCTTCTGTTTCAAGTAGGAGATTGTATTTGTTCGGTTGTTTTGATATTTTGTAAGAGATTAGTTAGGAGATTTGCTATTCGGGTTATTAGCTGGGGATTCAGTTATATAAACTAGAGAGTGAGGGctagtttggcagggcttcgaCTCCTTAAAAAATAGCTCCAGCTCTGGCTCCTACGGTGGAGCGGCTTCTGCAGTGAATGTGGAGCTAATTTGGGaaatgtttggcaaaacggcttcacctgTTTTTTATGAATGAATTGGAGATGTTAAATATCCAATATGCCTCTTGATATATGACTTGGTTGTTAAGATGAATTGTATGGTTGTCCtcaatttataatttttattcatgtaaaataaaaagaaaaatgaaaaaaatatttcttaACCAATATTCGTGCTTGCTAAAAAACTGATGTCATTGTTAATTCCATTTTTAACGCATCTGTTTTCCTCCTATCCTTTCTTTATTCCGATCTCTTTCTTATAGTTTCGTTTGGACCTTATCTTTTCCTCTCTTTCCTACTCGTTAGCTCTTTCCTGCCGCCACAATCCGGCAATCTCgctgcgccgccgtcctcccgtAGTCCTGCTCCATCCTCGCATCCGCGCTGCTCCCTTGCGGCCACGCTACGCTTCGGCCTCGCAGCGTCGCTGCCCCAGCGTCTTGCTCTTCCCCCGCTGCGCCGACGCCGGCAAGGACTCGAACGAGGCAGGGGATGCCTCCGGGGCAGCCGCGCGGTGGTCGTCCCAGCTGCATACGGCCACGCCGACGGTAGGAGAGTGGGGGCGCTGTTGAGGGGCAATTTCGTTCTTTTGTGTGTAGAGAAGGGGAGGAGCCGGTAGGAGCTACATTTTTTTGACTCCACCAGCCGGCAGGAGCTACATTTTTTTACTCCACCCCTCTAGTTCATTTTGAGAACGGTTCTGGGGTTGGCTTCGACACTGAAGCCGTTTTCTCAGAGGGGCTCCGGTAGAAGCCGCAACAGGAGCCGGTGttggagccctgccaaagggaCGGACCCTGGTTGGCATTATAGAGAGGCCGGATCAGCGGGGGCCGGGGGTGCACGGTTAGACCTTCGGgtttctttctcctctcccACGCCTTCCCGTCTCTCTGCCTTCCTTTCTtagcggcggcgacagagcgATTGGCGCCGCCCTTGCCAGTTTCGCCGGGCGCTTCGCCGggcgcttcgccggcgacgagcatccGACAGGGGTATGCCCGCtcattcccttcccttcccgcTGTGCAGAATCGAACACCCAAAACCCTAATGTGTCCTATTTGTCTTCGGATCTGACCATGAATCTTACCTAGTAACTtcgttttttcttttgcaaaaattACTGGGTGTGCATGTGCACACCCATGTCGCGCCCCCCTGATTTTACTCGCGTCCCCGCCTCTGATTCCCTAACAATTCATGGGTGCATTTGTTGCTACTAGATTGATCGAGATATGTTGTTAAATCGTAACATCAGACCAATAGCCAGAAACGTAAGATTTAAAACACCCCAAGGACTCTTCATCAATTGAGTACTTGGTGTAGGTGCACTTCTACATATCTCTCATGTGATAATTTCTTGTTGATCGTTGCGCGCTTCTTGTGGTTCTGCTATTGTATTTCTAGGCTATAGTCAAGCCGTCCGACGCAAGTTCATTTTGACTCAAAGTACACTACTGTCGTTGTGTGTTCCTGCAATGTGTGTATCGCATACCCAGCTGTCGTTGTCTTTGTATCACCGATATGACTTTGAAAAACAACAGTGGTGGTATAGAGAGAGTGTTGGAGTATCGATGTATCAAAGTATCGGACACGCAAGTATCGGGTATGGGTACGGCTGAGCTAGTGAAGTATCGGTGATTCATAGGTCGTTGTGTGTTCCTGCAATGTGTGTATCACATGCCTGCTGTTGACATGTGTTTCTGCAATGTGTGTGTCGCATACCCTTGCTGCCATTGTGTGTTCCTGCAATGTGTGTACCACATACCCTGCTGTCGTTGTGTGTCCTGCAATGTGTGTGTCACCTAACCTGCTGTCATTGTGTGTGTGTATCACATACATCATTTTTTCATGCACTACTAATCTATTTTTGATGCTCTTGTATCTGTCATGCCAGGGTCCATCATGGTGAGGAAGAAAAGAACTGGCCCTGGAGAGAGTTCTGGGGAGGCTCCTGGAGTGCCTGGACAGGGCTCCTCACAGCGACCTGAGACAACTCAACAGCATGGGGGAGGACGTGGTTTACTGCCTCAACAAGGTGCCCGTGGTGCAGGGCAACACCAGGGTCGTGGTGGATATCAGGGCCGTGGAGGGCCACCTGAGTCTCAACCGCGTGACTACCAGGGCCGCGGTGGATATCAGGGCCGTGGAGGCCCACCTTCACAACATCCAGGTGGGCCACCTGAGGTTCAACTGCGTGGTTACCAGGGCCGTGGAGGCCCACCTTCACAGCATCCTGGTGGTGGACCACCTGAGTACCAGGGACGTGGTGGTCCGCGCCCCAGAGGGGGAGTGCCTCAGCCACACTATGGCAGGCGTGGGGGAGGTAGTGTTGGACCAAGTGTTCCTCCAGGTCCATCGAGATCAGTTCCCGAGCTGCACCAAGCCCCATACGTCCAATATCAAGCCCCTGTGGCGGTATCACCATCCACACTGGGAGCTAGCTCATCCTCGCAGCCTGCAGAGGCCGAGGTGAGCACTGGGCAAGTCCAGCAACAGTTTCAGGAACTTGCTATTCGTGGTCAGAGTTCAACTAGCCAAGCCGTTCAGATGGCACCAGCATCAAGCAAATCAGTTAAATTCCCATTGCGCCCTGGCAAGGGTACTTATGGTTCCAGGTGCATCGTGAAGGCAAACCATTTCTTTGCTGAGCTGCCTGATAAAGACCTTCATCACTACGATGTAAGCCCGTAATAAGAAGACATAATTCTGCGCCATAGTTCTTATATGTTTCTGACAACCAGCCTTTTGTCATCAGGTTTCTATAACGCCTGAGGTTACATCACGTGGCGTCAATCGTGCTGTTATGGGAGAGCTTGTAACTCTTTATAGACAGTCTCATTTGGATGGGCGTCTACCTGCATACGATGGAAGGAAGAGCCTTTATACAGCAGGGCCATTGCCATTTACTTCTAGGACATTTGAAATTACACTGCAAGATGAGGAAGATAGTCTTGGTGGAGGACAAGGAGGCCAAAGGTATTGCTGTTTCTATCGTAATTGTTCTTAAAACACATCCACAATTTTATACTGACATTCTTTATGTTTTAACGTATTTGTGCTTGAAACACATCCAAAATTCCGTACTGACATTTTATGCTTAACGTATTTGTGCTTAAAACACATCCAGTGTTTCGTACTGACATTC
This sequence is a window from Setaria italica strain Yugu1 chromosome III, Setaria_italica_v2.0, whole genome shotgun sequence. Protein-coding genes within it:
- the LOC101759280 gene encoding ras-related protein RABA2a, which codes for MAGRRAEEEYDYLFKVVLIGDSGVGKSNLLSRFTRNEFCLESKSTIGVEFATRTLHVEGKIIKAQIWDTAGQERYRAITSAYYRGALGAVLVYDVSKPTTFENISRWLKELRDHADSNIRIMLVGNKTDLRHLRAVATEHAQNFAEAEGLSYIETSALEATNVEEAFQLILGDIYRAISKKPVASDESGAGAAGGVKEGKTINVAADAAAEKKQCCST